The Prunus dulcis unplaced genomic scaffold, ALMONDv2, whole genome shotgun sequence genome segment ATGCGCACATCCCTCGTTTACTACATTGGAGGAGCAATAGTTCGCCGCGTTTTTATGAGCTAATGAGCCAAGTATTCGAGAACCGTGAGGTTAGTTcagtttttaatgataatgttcgggatatgaaaatataatataattactttACTGATATGTATATTGTATGTGTAAATTGCAGGTTGATGTGCAGCTTCTCCGGCCATCTGTGATGGACAAGCAGCAGCCGTATTGGACTTGGGGTGACAGTGCTGACGACATGAAGAACTTGTTGACTTGTTGGGCGATGACGCTGAACAACAAACCGGCACTTCTGCCTctgtagaagaaaaagagaaggacaTTGACGAAACTGCAAGCCTTCCGTCGTCTTCTAAGGCAAGCATTACATTTTTTCGAAGATATACGTCAtattacaataggaaaataaCTGCTGTATAGTTGCAATATTTTGTGGCCTGCATAGTAACACATGCATTATAACTTAGTGCAGGGTACAGTCGCGTCCAGAGAGTTACGCACTTTGAAGCGTGACTTTCAAAGGACAAAGGATGAATTGGCCAAAGTTTCCCTATCAAATCGAGCACTTTGCGACAGAGTGCATCAGTTGGAAGACAAGGTACGGAAGGAGTCAATGAAAGCTGAAAAAGAGTtcgaaaaaaatacaaagtgtGTGGAGGATTTCCGCAACACCCTGGCTTCAATGGAGCATTATTTTAAGTTGGAGATAGAGcagctgaaaaaaaaaaatggtgggGTGAATGAAGCTGCGGAAGGACATGAGGACCTCGGTAGTCCTCATATGAATGAAGGAGGCAACAATGACTTGTCGCCATTACATGCCTATGTAAGTCCGCCGACAAAACCGGCAGTAATGGAAACACAAGTCCCCGGTGATGGAGCCGAACCTTCCGCAGCCATGGTAGTTGAAGAGGCAAAAATGGCCGCTTCAGTTCCTCACTCAGAAGTGCATGAAGTAGCTGACCCGGCAGAATCCGATGAGCTGCCTACCCCGGAAGATGTTGCTGGGTGTGACGAAATCTGCCAAAGAGTCATGAAGCTGTTAGAAGATTGGAAAATCACTAAGAGTATGCCATCGGGAGGTTTGATGAATCCTCCAAGTCTACCCACAGTTACTATGGCTGGTGATGAAGAAGGTAGTTcaagtgttgaaaaaaaaagaagtggaagGTAAAGGGTGCAGACAGAAGCGCCCGGCGCAGACATTGTTGAGCCCATTTACAGATcctttgaggaagaagaggacgaTGACTGTGTCGGCTGCGACTGCAACCCCGCCATGTTTTGATCCATCCAAATCCTTGCCCATTGAAGATGTGAAGGCAGTTACTACAGTTTTGCAGTGCCTGGAAAAGCGATATCAGGTTACGATTCTTGACCTTTCAATTCCAATATTCATCCTATTCTACTATGTAGTCATACACTAATGAGAGAATGCAGAGTTTGCTTTAATAtacatgtgtatttttttcatcaacaaaGTCATATTTATGACATGACTACACAAGTAACCGTTGCAAGTTTGCCTTTTGTAGTGCGGAGGTGCAGCTGGAATCATTTTCAGTGGGCGCTGATTTTTTCTACAGACTTGTCGATGAAACCGAATGGATGAGCTCAAGGGTAACGATACACAAAGCTGTACTTTATTACGataattaaattgttttctcaCCTTTTTTAAGTGTTGAGTTGTATGAAATTGTGCTAATATTATATGTGTCAACTTTCAGCACCTGGACATGGCAACCTTTCTTATCCGCAAAAGGCAACTATCTCATCCGTTGGTTTTTGGAACGGACTGGACAACGGCAGATTGTTGCTTGCAGGTAAACATGTAACCATTGTGCAGCAATTTGTGCTTCATTTGCTGTCGGTTGTGATTTTCTAATATGCCTTCATTTAAATTTGTGCAGCAATTTCTAGAGCCGTTCAAACCGACGGCCAGGAAACGTGGATCGAAGAAGGCTGCTGGTTCAAACACCGTTGACCTTCCAGCCAGCAAGGTGAAGAATTTACATCACTTTGTGCGTGGTACGTGGCAACACGGCTATGCCCAAGCTTGGACAAAAGTCCGGAAGGTGtattttccatataatctGAAAGGGTCTCATTGGGTTGCAATCGAACTTGATTTCGTAAGACATACTGCAACCGTGTATGACTCCTATATTGATTATACGAAACGTTCAAAGCTGGTTACGCTTCTGCACCCTATTAGCGATACGCTGGCACGAGTGCTGTTCGATATGCACTTTTATGATGATTCTGAGGTTGAAGAGGTGAAGCAAAAGGGGCTGACGATGTCGATGTATACGCCATTCTCAGTGTGCAGCATTGCAGATGTGCCACAACAACGAGATGGGTAAcgtttgtgaattttgtgctGTTTATCCAAATTTGACATAACTGCAGTTCTAATTTCCCAACTAATTGGCCTCACAGTGCGTCTTGCGGAATCTTGACCGTCAAATTCATCGAGCATCTCAGTGCTGGGATGTCGGTAGATAAAGTTGACCCTTTGAAGATCAAATATTACCGACTCAAGCTTGCAATTGAGGGTTTAAGGGGGGAGGCATATTTATGAGGTAAATTTCTTCATGTCCGTTAATTCACCTCACGATGTAAGTTTCTTTTCGGCTGTCTATGccaacacaaatacaaaaactgaTTTGGTACTATGAACTGATTTGGCAGTATGATATTTGGCAATATGAACAATGAACTGATTTGGTGGCAGTTACAAATGAACATAGTCTTCATTCTGGAACTGCCCTTCATAAATGCCTTCATCTGCACTGAACCCAATTGTTATTGCAGGTCGGTCTCAACCAAGGGTTGATTGCaatattccaaccaagatGACCATACACTGTTATTTGATGTAGGGTTTTTTGTATGACATGGCTTTGCTTTTATTCGTTTGGTTGTTCCAAGTTTTATGTTCTGGTTTATCTCACAGTAACTGCCGAGTcgtttttcatttcatgtatTTGTCCGTGGTATTTTGTTCCCCAATATTCTGATTATGGTCAATATGTAAACATTACTGTGGAGCTTATtgcatgttttctttattttgtggcCATGACTTATGTTCTTGCTAAccctttttcttcaacttctcTTGTTTCTGTCATCTGAAGTCTTTCCAGTCAGTTGAACACAAAATTTCTCGCCTAATACTGTGGACTAGCAGAACAAGTCTTACGAGGCCATACATAAATAGCCACAAGTTGTCATACATGTATATCAAAAGTGTGAAGTTGAAACCTACAGACGACAAGGGAAGAAGGAAGCTCTGTGCCATACAGGTGATTGATGGAGTAAACATGTTTATGCCACCATACCAAATTGACTGCCCCTTGAATTGCACTTGACGCTACCACAATTGTAGGGGTGGACCTTGGCCAGGGTCTGCGGGAATGGATATTCAAAAGTACATAAAGGTTGAGAAGGTTCCTGGTGGCCAGTTGGAAGATTCAGTGGTTCGCAAAGGAGTAATGATTAACAAAGATGTTATTGCACCTggaaaaatgagaagaaagaTTTTCAACCAACGCATCATTCTTCTTGATTGGCCTCTCGAATATAAGAAAGGCGAGAACCAAACAAATGCTGAGTTgcttaaagaagaagattggggAGTCCTGCTACAATTGGAAGAAGAATACATCGAGAGGCTATGTGTGCAAATATTGAAGTTTAAACCAGATGTGGTTATCACAGAAAAGGGGCTTAGTGACTTGGCATGCCATTATTTTAGCAAGGCCGGCGTCAGTGGAATGAGGAGGTTGCGGAAAACAGATAAAAACCGAATTGCCAAGGCTTGTGGGGCTGTAATTGTTAACAGACCAGATGAATTGCAACAGTCTGATGTTGGTACAGGCGCTGGGATATTTGAGGTTAAGAAAATTGGTGATGAGTTTTTTGCATTCATTGTTGATTGCAAAGAGCCTAAAGCATGTACTGTACTCTTGAGAGGTCCTAGTAAGGATCTGTGAAATGAAGTGGAAAGGAATTTGCAGGTATAATGGTTTTACTTCTTTGTCCCCATTACGtagaataaatatattatgctGAAATGTCTTATTTACTCCCTTATATCTGGTCATAGGATGCCATGTCTGTAGCAAGAAACATCCTCAAGAATCCGAAACTTGGTCCTGGTGGTGGTGCTACACAGTTAATTGTATCTGCTACATTGAAGCAAAAGAGTTCATCTGTGGAAGGTATAGAAAAGGTAAAAGCTCCTTTCCTCATCCAAAAGTTTGGTATTTGTTGTGTAAAACTCGTCAAAGAATAACTCCTTGTGGAAGTAGAAATCTAAATTCTGTGAATAAACTGGCTGTCACTTCAATTCACATGCTCGTTGACATACTTTAGATTAAGAATTAGTTGTGGTTTCACTTTACATGCATTTTATTGGAGTTTTATGGGTACACGTGTTTTTATGGTAAAACAGTGGCCGTATGAAGCTGCTGCTATAGCTTTTGAGGCTATACCACGTACTTTGGCTCAGAATTGCGGGGTGAATGTGATTAGAACAATGACGGCGCTGCAGGGAAAGGTTTGAATCTGTTTTGTATGGCTTTGttcagttttgttatgatttgtCATTTCTATATACGTTCTGAtgcatcattattattttggtcagAAAATGATGCATCATTTAGATCCtaaccacaattttttttccatagcATGCTGAAGTTGAAAAATCATGGATTGGCATTGATGGTAAAGTAGGGCAATATGCCTAcaatacgaaggcaatacgaaggcaataTGACcacaataaatatacaatacGAAGGCAATAGTAGGGCAATATGGCcacaataaatatacaatacAAAGGCAATAGTAGAGCAATATAAGTACAACATAAGGGCAATATTAGGGCAATATAGATACaatacatacacattacaGTATTAAGGGAATACAAACACAATACAAATGCAATATTAAGTCAATGtacatacaatacatacacattacaTACAACATTTCACACATGCGAAAGAAATCGCCTCCCAAACTGAACAATACTATCTATCCCGCGAAGGGAAAATGAAGGCAACAAAAGATCCATGTACTCGGGTGAGATGAACTGAAGCAGCATTCACCGTTACTACAGGTCCATCAAAAGAtccatgtctttgtcctttcttcTCGCTGCATGCACGAGGCTATGATGAGCCATTCCATCAGAACCCATATTCAGTACCTGCCAGACACCAGCTACATCAATTTCACTCCAATTGTTGTCTGGTGAGATGACCGAAGCATAATCTCGGAACATTTTGAAGCCGTTGTTGAAACATTCAACCATTTCATGGTTATATTCTTCAGATTGTGTGAATGTTTCGagggcatttttctttttgtcttccaatttcaacttcaaggACTCTAACTCTTTGCTCCGACTTTTTGCTTTAAGAGCTTGCTTCACCTCTCCAGCATATGCTTTGTTCAACTTGTTGGCCAAGTTTCCCATAACTTGGCCATGAATATCGCACTTACTCTCCCACCAATCCGTTGCCTTTGACATATATTGGAGGTGGTGCTTGACGGcagagattttgtcaagcgGATCATGAGTCTCAGCCTCACTTCCAGATGAAGTGGGATCATGATTGGGAGTCCGAGGTGGAGATGGGAATGGCACATGCCAGGGCTGGTCCCCCGGGTAACTGACATGCTCGTTAGGAGGGCGTACATCGGACATGTTGAAGTAGTACTGGGGACAATTCACAGCTGTTGCctgcaacaaaacaaatagaggTACATTCAGTCTCCA includes the following:
- the LOC117613706 gene encoding uncharacterized protein LOC117613706, with product MSSRHLDMATFLIRKRQLSHPLVFGTDWTTADCCLQQFLEPFKPTARKRGSKKAAGSNTVDLPASKVKNLHHFVRGTWQHGYAQAWTKVRKVYFPYNLKGSHWVAIELDFVRHTATVYDSYIDYTKRSKLVTLLHPISDTLARVLFDMHFYDDSEVEEVKQKGLTMSMYTPFSVCSIADVPQQRDGASCGILTVKFIEHLSAGMSVDKVDPLKIKYYRLKLAIEGLRGEAYL